The Candida dubliniensis CD36 chromosome 2, complete sequence genome contains a region encoding:
- a CDS encoding esterase/lipase, putative, whose amino-acid sequence MITIDFFLKLVTLPYTVTKTVLQYYTVGTVYSRTNREFQGSLWKNVLLSVQYHVSGNYKKQNIKAVVYQPIERVIAKFKKHPLALALNHFGEKFDEYSFWIHKSEDPNAKVLIYIHGGGYLLNMFESQFVFVAALHYALDDRAAEKTSILVVDYSLTMFDSVYPTQLYEHLVTYHNLVAQGYKEIMLLGDSAGAHMSLSLARAIAYPEEVEDQLARHGFKVGFSVGDLPQPETLILVSPWVQPCTEPKLPPRHGCDVWGDLGAQDTTMGELYAGDNDKSVINNFLTFTNTTWAEHWKEVAALNNGNTLMIVGEREVLRDGVDDFYEIIKGSVEYYTEPGGIHAGLVYVESLDYVSKHGAQRAIEGDFTDKFAYNLVAKFINERV is encoded by the coding sequence ATGATTACGATTGACTTTTTTCTTAAGTTGGTTACTTTGCCATATACTGTGACCAAGACGGTGTTGCAGTATTATACTGTTGGGACGGTGTATTCGCGTACCAATCGGGAGTTCCAGGGGTCGTTGTGGAAGAATGTGTTGTTGTCGGTGCAGTACCATGTTTCGGGCAACTATAAGAAACAGAATATCAAGGCGGTGGTGTACCAGCCCATTGAGAGGGTCATTGCCAAGTTTAAGAAACACCCGTTGGCTTTGGCGTTGAACCATTTTGGGGAGAAGTTTGATGAGTATAGTTTTTGGATCCACAAGTCGGAGGACCCAAATGCCAAGGTgttgatttatattcatGGTGGTGGGTACTTGTTGAACATGTTTGAGTCGcagtttgtttttgttgctGCGTTGCACTATGCGTTGGATGATCGTGCTGCAGAGAAGACGTCgattttggtggtggacTATTCGTTGACGATGTTTGATTCTGTGTACCCGACACAGTTGTATGAGCATTTAGTTACGTATCACAATTTGGTGGCTCAGGGGTATAAGGAGATTATGTTGTTGGGCGACTCTGCTGGAGCCCACATGTCGTTGAGTTTAGCACGAGCCATTGCGTATCCTGAGGAAGTGGAAGACCAGTTGGCCCGCCATGGGTTTAAGGTTGGGTTTAGTGTTGGCGACTTGCCGCAACCGGAGACGTTGATATTAGTTTCGCCGTGGGTGCAACCATGTACCGAGCCCAAACTTCCGCCAAGACACGGGTGTGACGTGTGGGGCGATTTGGGTGCACAAGATACTACCATGGGAGAGTTGTATGCCGGTGATAACGATAAGCTGGTGATTAACAATTTCTTGACGTTTACGAATACGACATGGGCCGAGCACTGGAAGGAGGTGGCTGCGTTGAACAACGGCAATACGTTAATGATTGTAGGAGAGAGAGAGGTGTTGCGTGATGGGGTTGACGACTTTTACGAGATTATCAAGGGCAGTGTTGAGTATTATACTGAGCCCGGTGGGATACATGCTGGGTTGGTTTATGTTGAGAGCTTGGATTATGTTAGCAAACACGGGGCGCAGAGAGCAATTGAGGGGGATTTCACGGATAAGTTTGCATATAATTTAGTGGCAAAGTTTATTAATGAGCGAGTATAG
- a CDS encoding alpha-1,6-mannanase, putative: protein MYRLFKILVLIPLCLSAPAVRVMVVTAPVEVVTVTKVYTGVGTQTSGGMASPTKSLAPSLVETSVSPSASSPSVTVNSYYDTMAKVWQRFWVSQDGKWNDKDSICNDGYALPVLWTMAVLGEAIIKTGDVSGLEVTLDRVMDYYDSNTKAFSASPNETAEVYSDDNAQLAWVFIDAYKMTGKKKYLGYAQDIISYIQTQQGPNGGIIWRKDKNYIASISTAEAALAAVRLYDITHDQSLIDFATDCMEFMFKNLQDPKDKLFYDGTDKNDLSQIDKGKLTYTVGCSISTLVYLHKYRGDPDMLDKASELASAATNSGGAFYDGNGHWNNKLEYVHLLFAGFADAFELSDQFGEYKDEVVKQGNYIYEYLQDPKDEGLYFTSISKSTRSTFDQYSKSFRGGFDEDKSVYCNDDPSQPGKKSLLVNASAVQILYFIPK from the coding sequence ggTGTTGATACCATTGTGTTTGAGTGCACCAGCTGTGCGTGTTATGGTAGTTACTGCCCCAGTCGAGGTAGTTACTGTCACGAAGGTTTATACGGGAGTGGGAACACAGACATCTGGGGGAATGGCAAGCCCCACCAAGAGTTTAGCACCTAGTTTGGTTGAGACGTCTGTCTCGCCCAGTGCAAGTTCTCCACTGGTCACTGTCAACTCATACTATGACACCATGGCTAAAGTTTGGCAACGGTTTTGGGTTTCGCAAGATGGCAAGTGGAACGATAAAGACTCGATCTGTAATGATGGATATGCGTTACCTGTTTTGTGGACGATGGCTGTGTTAGGGGAGGCAATAATTAAGACAGGCGATGTTTCTGGTCTTGAAGTTACGTTAGACAGAGTAATGGATTACTATGATTCGAACACGAAAGCGTTTCTGGCGTCACCCAACGAGACTGCTGAGGTTTATTCCGATGACAATGCCCAGCTTGCTTGGGTGTTTATTGATGCGTATAAGATGACGGGCAAGAAGAAGTATTTGGGGTATGCCCAGGACATTATATCTTATATTCAGACTCAACAGGGTCCTAATGGTGGGATTATTTGGAGGAAAGATAAAAACTACATTGCGTCGATTTCAACTGCGGAGGCTGCTTTGGCTGCAGTCAGATTATACGATATAACCCATGACCAATCgttgattgattttgcAACTGATTGTATGGAGTTTATGTTTAAGAATTTGCAGGATCCCAAGGATAAGTTGTTTTACGATGGGACAGATAAGAATGATTTGAGCCAGATCGATAAGGGGAAGTTGACATATACTGTGGGGTGTTCAATCAGCACTCTTGTGTATTTGCACAAGTATAGGGGGGACCCGGATATGTTGGATAAGGCGCTGGAGTTGGCGCTGGCGGCAACGAACTCTGGTGGTGCTTTTTATGACGGCAATGGGCACTGGAATAATAAGTTAGAGTATGTCCATTTATTGTTTGCTGGATTTGCTGATGCGTTTGAGTTGAGTGACCAGTTTGGGGAGTATAAGGATGAGGTGGTGAAGCAAGGGAATTATATTTACGAGTACTTGCAAGATCCTAAGGATGAGGGGTTGTACTTTACTCTGATTTCAAAGTCTACACGCTCTACGTTTGACCAGTATAGTAAACTGTTTAGAGGTGGTTTTGATGAGGACAAGTCGGTCTATTGCAACGACGATCCGTCGCAGCCTGGCAAGAAGAGCTTGTTAGTGAATGCTAGTGCTGTACAGATTTTGTATTTTATACCCaagtag
- a CDS encoding U3 small nucleolar ribonucleoprotein protein, putative (involved in 18S rRNA production;~Similar to S. cerevisiae MPP10) — protein sequence MREDTLERIYDRPYEIFSLRKSNGEFFNKLVKSFIDPLAKKYSVLDEIYVDGLDSSQVFGQTKMVLDGVGEELLGVMSEINRVVEKPEEEEGQSEEEEGQSEDLEEEKESEPEEDEPHQQSEEELEEESEEIPEEPESETETLTDPIQKDAFGLNDGFFDIDQFNKQVLAMERDNGDDEIDYFDSLSEDDEEEMDYYNDFYDKPGKFKPAKEEKEFEEEDYDNAVNSAMLDLFAEDEQPAESLSSFEKQQKSIQAEIAKLEAELVADKKWTMKGEITSNERPQESLLEETEIAFDRTAKPVPVITEESTQTLEDLIRKRIKEDEFNDLPRRIITDISKFHKAPKAEVSEQKSSKSLAELYEDEYNNVDAQQESINEEVKKQHDEISELFTKVTHKLDALCSAHFIPKPHQAKTIDIKVSPVVSMEDAQPLHVSSEARLAPQEIYKIGDDKGKEVQLKSGLSYSKDELSRDDKQRLRRAKKRKKAKVFNDAKRQKKDSVVDTLASAKNVTVIGHKGEMRDVRGNLKKDGGVQSSNRFKL from the coding sequence ATGAGAGAAGATACGCTTGAGAGGATATACGACAGACCGTATGAGATCTTTAGTTTAAGAAAGAGCAATGGGGAGTTTTTTAATAAGCTTGTCAAGTCGTTTATAGACCCTTTGGCGAAGAAGTATTCTGTGTTGGATGAGATATATGTAGATGGGTTAGACTCATCGCAGGTTTTTGgacaaacaaaaatggTTCTCGATGGGGTAGGAGAGGAGTTGCTAGGGGTAATGCTGGAGATAAATAGAGTGGTAGAAAAACcagaagaggaagaaggGCAACtggaagaggaagaaggGCAACTGGAAGACCTTgaagaagagaaagaatCTGAaccagaagaagatgaacCGCACCAACAATCCGAAGAAGAACTTGAAGAGGAATCAGAAGAAATCCCAGAAGAGCCAGAATCGGAGACAGAAACATTGACTGACCCTATCCAGAAAGATGCATTTGGTTTGAATGATGGGTTTTTCGATATTGACcaattcaacaaacaaGTATTGGCAATGGAAAGGGATAATGGCGATGACGAGATAGACTACTTTGATAGTTTGAGTGAAGACGATGAGGAAGAGATGGATTACTACAATGATTTTTACGACAAGCCCGGGAAGTTCAAACCGGCCAAAGAGGAAAAAGAGTTTGAGGAGGAGGATTATGATAATGCAGTGAACTCGGCCATGCTAGATTTGTTTGCTGAAGATGAGCAACCAGCAGAGAGCTTGTCGTCATTTgagaaacaacaaaaatcgATCCAAGCTGAGATTGCCAAGTTGGAAGCTGAATTGGTTGCAGATAAGAAATGGACAATGAAGGGTGAGATTACGTCTAATGAGAGACCCCAAGAATCTTTGTTGGAGGAGACCGAGATTGCATTTGACCGTACTGCCAAACCTGTTCCAGTAATAACCGAGGAGTCGACCCAGACGTTGGAAGACCTTATTCGTAAACGTATTAAGGAGGACGAGTTTAATGATTTGCCCAGACGTATAATAACCGACATTTCGAAATTCCACAAAGCGCCCAAAGCTGAGGTTTCAGAGCAGAAATCGTCCAAATCATTAGCTGAGTTGTATGAGGATGAGTataataatgttgatgCGCAGCAGGAATCGATCAACGAAGAGGTGAAGAAACAGCATGACGAGATTAGCGAATTGTTTACCAAGGTGACTCATAAGCTTGATGCATTGTGCTCGGCGCACTTTATTCCTAAACCGCATCAGGCCAAGACCATCGATATTAAGGTCAGTCCAGTGGTTAGCATGGAAGATGCACAGCCGTTGCATGTATCTAGTGAAGCGAGGTTGGCGCCACAAGAGATATATAAGATTGGTGATGATAAGGGTAAAGAAGTGCAGTTAAAGTCGGGGTTGTCGTATTCGAAGGATGAGTTGAGTCGTGACGATAAACAGAGGTTGAGACGGGCcaagaagagaaagaagGCCAAGGTGTTTAACGATGCCAAGCGCCAGAAGAAGGATAGTGTTGTGGATACGTTGGCCAGTGCAAAGAATGTTACGGTGATTGGCCACAAGGGTGAGATGAGAGATGTTAGAGGTAATCTTAAGAAGGATGGGGGAGTGCAGAGCTCAAATAGGTTTAAGTTGTAG
- a CDS encoding polyprotein of l1-like non-ltr retrotransposon zorro 1 (frameshifted), probable (transposable element) gives MDKAMLYIAKEDNCRVNEMNDETYRVEYHDIVQESNELFPKLDTQTVVEHFIKKYPMIETEKGPIKLTIQNIQHDNIGIFRLSHGVPDWQVERYIESFFNNKSKKWRSTLKSRANIPVKGGEDIDFTVLKSCKNEAVKGSTKSRYGETTASFFMIGWSGNRMPKKTRYFWKTRRLDLASTAKFCTTCRTLGHTRWTCTYGNHCFRCNENSHSTGGHFAYMEAQEAKVAKTTGYTLISKNKKKRRVQIPGYPPKNSPANQGQTISTNQGTTKNLPADQGPTTPAEQGKTTSAEPGKVQNTSAITAPTEPVSQDGVQTPSENTDPFKTVVTNWVPTIREHTEPVVEGLNKINYTNNSTVTTPKPVKPLESVWMNETSKEDEEITILEERKVPRIRKPAQNPVSMSSEEDDENDADYTDETMDEVSEQDSEDDNMETEDYQDGITNVDVPEETINQFIQIKNESQYEYVNVGSFNCEKTQNVLAPQELIEKYDILFLQELNESNIKIIKKLNLPTTLIFSEKTGIIIHHKINGLIKVHKQHVIDIGIQLPPYLSDALVTINKKKYHLINTYYPIADKSKQQKALTTCLSENLTKDKPIIWGGDFNHILSKTLDRSYEGADKPGEAGSRKLSLELYHQLQLKDVFRSLFPTQKNHKNNNPHNNRRIDRFHISETIDVGEFHQEKLTTIKSTHDLIAITVKISNKPIIDMGRPRFIIRDNLMENPLFIKDIIKNKPKNWKQLKQTIAKLTKTKRYKKVEKELDSDTFDDLRVRFDGKTKPKNKAILKMEDVDGSIAETTDEILIIAKHFMETLYKKSPNIPNNITHYLKEFTTKVTNDERAKLDAPITLNELTDELTGKSASSAPGEDGFNFRFIKICWDVIGPILVNVSEEIQNSGKLPQELQNIIINLIPKKGKSNHINNTRPISIIDCAIRLISSVYNSRFQKILTNYISPNQHGFLSGRTISDASQKIQLVIDEMNKHKRKISGPGAILVDMAKAFASLDHSYLKQVLKKFNLGPRTISFCMAITSGHKGQVSVNNKTSEEFKLDRGVRQGNPLSPLLFILALEPLFFQLNRRIQGIHMGKKSRVTRRHIL, from the exons ATGGACAAAGCAATGTTGTATATTGCTAAAGAAGACAACTGCAGGGTCAATGAAATGAATGATGAAACCTACAGGGTCGAATACCACGACATAGTTCAAGAATCCAACGAATTATTTCCAAAACTCGACACTCAAACGGTTGTCGAACactttattaaaaaatacCCAATGATTGAAACCGAAAAAGGACCAATCAAATTAACTATCCAAAACATTCAACATGATAATATAGGTATTTTCCGTTTAAGTCACGGAGTTCCAGACTGGCAAGTAGAAAGATACattgaatcatttttcaacaacaaaagcaaaaagTGGAGATCAACATTAAAGCTGAGAGCCAATATACCAGTTAAAGGAGGGGAGGATATAGACTTTACAGTCTTGAAAAGTTGCAAAAACGAAGCAGTTAAAGGAAGTACTAAGTCAAGATACGGGGAGACCACCGCATCATTCTTTATGATTGGTTGGTCAGGGAACCGGATGCCAAAAAAGACAAGGTACTTTTGGAAAACCAGGAGATTAGACCTTGCCTCTACGGCTAAATTCTGCACCACTTGTCGTACGTTAGGTCACACAAGATGGACATGCACCTATGGAAACCACTGCTTCCGTTGCAATGAGAACTCTCACTCCACTGGTGGCCACTTTGCCTACATGGAGGCACAAGAGGCCAAGGTAGCAAAGACCACCGGTTATACACTCATatcaaaaaacaaaaaaaagaggagGGTCCAGATCCCTGGATACCCACCAAAAAACTCACCAGCCAATCAAGGCCAAACTATTTCAACCAATCAAGGGACTACTAAAAACTTACCAGCCGACCAAGGCCCAACTACTCCAGCCGAACAAGGCAAAACTACTTCAGCCGAACCTGGAAAGGTTCAAAACACAAGTGCAATCACTGCCCCAACAGAACCTGTCTCCCAAGATGGTGTTCAAACTCCCAGTGAAAACACTGACCCATTTAAAACTGTTGTTACAAACTGGGTTCCAACCATCAGGGAACACACTGAACCGGTCGTTGAAGGCCTtaacaaaataaactaCACCAACAACTCCACTGTCACCACACCAAAACCAGTAAAACCATTGGAAAGTGTGTGGATGAACGAAACCTCTAAGGAGGATGAGGAGATAACTATCTtggaagaaagaaaagtcCCAAGAATAAGAAAACCAGCACAAAACCCGGTATCCATGTCTtctgaagaagatgatgaaaatgatgcTGATTATACTGATGAAACCATGGATGAAGTTTCTGAACAAGATTCAGAAGATGATAACATGGAAACAGAAGACTACCAAGATGGAATTACTAATGTTGATGTACCAGAAGAAACAATCAACCAATTTATTCAGATTAAAAATGAGAGTCAGTAC GAGTACGTCAACGTCGGGTCATTCAACTGTGAAAAGACCCAAAATGTATTAGCTCCACAAGAactaattgaaaaatatgaCATTCTATTCCTccaagaattgaatgagtcaaatataaaaataatcaaaaaacTTAACTTACCAACAACCTTGATATTTTCTGAAAAAACCGGAATTATCATACACCACAAAATCAACGGACTTATCAAAGTCCACAAACAACATGTGATTGATATAGGAATTCAACTACCTCCTTATCTCAGTGATGCATTGGTTACGatcaataaaaagaaatatcacTTGATCAATACCTACTACCCAATCGCagacaaatcaaaacaacaaaaggCACTTACAACATGCCTATCCGAAAATTTAACGAAAGATAAACCCATTATATGGGGTGGGGATTTTAACCACATTCTCTCGAAAACTCTAGATAGGAGTTACGAGGGTGCAGACAAACCGGGAGAGGCTGGTTCGAGGAAACTATCATTAGAACTCTACCATCAACTCCAACTCAAGGATGTCTTCAGGTCACTATTCCCAACACAAAAAAACCACAAGAATAATAACCCTCATAACAACAGGAGAATTGACAGGTTTCACATCAGTGAAACAATCGATGTGGGGGAATTCcaccaagaaaaattaacaacaatcaaatccACACATGACCTTATTGCAATCACAGTTAAAATAAGCAATAAACCAATTATTGACATGGGAAGACCTAGGTTTATCATCAGAGACAACCTTATGGAAAACCCATTGTTCATTAAGGacattatcaaaaataaaccaaagaattggaaacaacttaaacaaacaattgcaaaactaaccaaaaccaaacgATACAAGAAAGTGGAGAAAGAATTAGACTCGGACACCTTTGATGACTTAAGAGTCAGATTCGACGGcaaaaccaaaccaaaaaataaGGCAATACTTAAAATGGAAGACGTGGATGGCTCTATAGCCGAAACCACTGACGaaattctaataattgCCAAGCATTTCATGGAAACATTGTACAAAAAATCTCCAAACATACCCAACAACATCACCcattatttaaaagaatttacAACCAAAGTAACCAACGACGAAAGAGCCAAGTTAGATGCTCCCATCAcattgaatgaattaacAGATGAACTAACAGGAAAATCCGCCTCTTCTGCTCCAGGGGAGGATGGATTCAATTTCCGGTTTATCAAGATATGCTGGGATGTGATTGGACCCATCTTGGTCAACGTAAGTgaagaaattcaaaatagTGGAAAACTCCCCCAGGAGTTACaaaacatcatcatcaacctCATTCCCAAAAAAGGTAAATCAAACCACATAAACAATACCAGACCCATAAGTATAATAGATTGTGCCATCAGATTAATTAGCCTGGTCTATAATAGTAGGTTTCAGAAAATTCTCACAAATTATATCAGTCCAAACCAACACGGATTTTTATCCGGCAGGACAATCAGCGATGCTTCTCAGAAAATCCAATTGGTAATAGATGAAATGAACAAacacaaaagaaaaattagtGGGCCGGGGGCAATCCTCGTGGATATGGCAAAAGCCTTTGCTTCATTGGACCACCTGTATCTCAAGCAGGTACTCAAAAAGTTCAATTTGGGACCGAGGACAATACTGTTTTGCATGGCCATAACAAGTGGACATAAGGGACAAGTCCTGGTGAATAACAAGACTTCTGAAGAATTCAAGTTGGACAGAGGGGTAAGACAGGGAAATCCATTGTCACCTCTTTTGTTTATACTTGCTTTAGAacctttgttttttcagTTGAACCGGAGAATCCAAGGGATCCACATGGGGAAAAAGTCGCGGGTCACTCGGAGACACATTCTCTAA